The Desulforegulaceae bacterium genome includes a window with the following:
- a CDS encoding histone deacetylase encodes MLKAKKKTGLVFFPAFDWAIDPSHPEREERLLYTKDQVFEEGLMDIEGIKEYKPAKVTENEINRAHFCVPDIQTVTTSSHFISAGGAKAIAQKFASGEIDNGFALVRPPGHHAMRVVHGGRGFCNINIEAVMVEYLRKEHGYKKIAIVDTDCHHGDGTQDVYWHDPDVLFISIHQDGRTLYPGSGFTEELGGPNACGYNINIPLPPKTSEEGYLYTIENCVLPILNEFKPDVIVNSAGQDNHYSDPLTNMNFTAQGYSKLTTLLNPDIAVLEGGYSIESALPYVNAGIILALAGLDYSNVKEPDYNPESLKETPETIKYIKDLCKKVMGIWDSRNDLKKRVYGNDPIFKRKRNIVYDTDGIYERQFENVTNCDKCGGALKIDSESDRGWKITGVHLPINACEQCVTQAEKWYEDSNAEISYFHDNKNDRFEKKKR; translated from the coding sequence ATGCTTAAAGCAAAAAAGAAAACAGGTCTTGTCTTTTTCCCGGCTTTTGACTGGGCAATAGATCCCTCCCATCCGGAAAGGGAAGAAAGACTTTTATATACAAAAGATCAGGTCTTTGAAGAAGGCCTTATGGATATCGAAGGAATAAAAGAATACAAACCTGCCAAGGTTACAGAAAACGAAATAAACAGGGCTCACTTTTGTGTGCCCGACATCCAAACTGTAACCACAAGCTCACATTTTATAAGTGCAGGAGGAGCAAAAGCCATAGCCCAGAAATTTGCATCTGGAGAAATTGACAACGGCTTTGCCCTTGTAAGACCACCGGGACATCATGCAATGAGAGTGGTTCACGGAGGAAGAGGATTTTGCAATATAAATATTGAAGCTGTAATGGTTGAATACTTAAGAAAAGAGCACGGGTATAAAAAAATTGCAATTGTAGATACAGACTGCCATCACGGAGACGGAACCCAGGATGTTTACTGGCATGATCCTGATGTTTTATTCATTTCTATCCATCAGGATGGAAGAACTCTTTATCCTGGTTCAGGATTTACAGAAGAGCTTGGAGGACCCAATGCCTGCGGTTATAATATAAATATTCCCCTTCCGCCAAAAACTTCAGAAGAAGGGTATCTTTATACTATTGAAAATTGCGTATTACCTATTTTAAATGAATTCAAGCCCGATGTAATAGTAAATTCAGCAGGCCAGGACAATCACTATTCAGATCCTTTGACCAATATGAATTTCACAGCTCAAGGCTATTCAAAGCTTACAACTCTTTTAAACCCTGATATTGCAGTTCTTGAAGGGGGATACTCCATTGAAAGTGCCCTTCCCTATGTAAACGCAGGAATAATTCTTGCCCTGGCTGGTCTTGATTATTCAAATGTAAAAGAACCTGACTATAATCCGGAAAGCTTAAAAGAAACCCCTGAAACAATAAAATACATCAAAGATCTTTGTAAAAAAGTAATGGGTATCTGGGATTCAAGAAACGACCTTAAAAAAAGAGTTTACGGTAATGATCCGATTTTTAAAAGAAAAAGAAACATTGTGTATGATACCGACGGTATTTATGAAAGACAATTTGAAAATGTTACAAATTGTGATAAATGCGGAGGTGCTTTAAAAATTGATTCAGAATCTGATAGAGGATGGAAAATAACCGGAGTTCATCTTCCCATAAATGCCTGTGAACAATGCGTTACCCAGGCTGAAAAATGGTATGAAGATTCAAATGCTGAAATAAGCTATTTCCATGACAACAAAAATGACAGATTTGAAAAAAAGAAACGCTGA
- the epmA gene encoding EF-P lysine aminoacylase EpmA has protein sequence MKNTLEKRSKIIFEIRKIFMENDYIEVETPIRLPSIIPEDHIDPFLSEDFFLQASPEICMKRLLARGYKKIFQICKTFRKNERGKLHIPEMTMLEWYQTNKNYFDLMEETQELIIKLAKKFSAQKIKRQNKETRLDLPFEKLSVYDSVKKYTNYSFEEVLDNFDEIFGIEISPKLGFGKPVFLYDFPKSQASLSKLCENNKNFSQRFELFISGIEICNCYTELTDSKEQEKRFKDSIDFRLKKNLPVSKLPLKFLKDLDKMPKSSGNALGIDRLIMVLLNKDKIDDVLSFIPEDL, from the coding sequence ATGAAAAACACTTTAGAAAAAAGAAGTAAAATAATTTTTGAAATAAGAAAAATTTTCATGGAAAATGATTATATAGAAGTTGAAACTCCAATAAGACTTCCTTCAATTATTCCAGAAGATCATATTGATCCTTTTTTATCTGAAGATTTTTTTTTGCAGGCATCCCCTGAAATTTGCATGAAAAGACTTCTTGCCAGGGGTTATAAAAAAATTTTTCAAATCTGCAAAACTTTTAGAAAAAATGAAAGGGGAAAGCTTCATATCCCTGAAATGACCATGCTTGAATGGTATCAAACAAACAAAAACTATTTTGATTTAATGGAAGAAACCCAGGAGCTTATAATAAAACTGGCAAAAAAGTTTTCAGCTCAAAAAATTAAAAGACAAAATAAAGAAACCCGTTTAGACCTCCCTTTTGAAAAATTAAGTGTTTATGATTCTGTTAAAAAATATACCAATTATTCATTTGAAGAAGTTTTAGATAATTTTGATGAAATTTTTGGAATAGAAATTTCCCCCAAACTTGGATTTGGAAAGCCTGTTTTTTTATATGATTTCCCAAAATCCCAGGCATCTCTTTCTAAACTTTGTGAAAACAACAAAAATTTTTCTCAAAGATTTGAACTTTTTATTTCAGGAATTGAAATTTGTAATTGCTACACCGAACTTACCGATTCAAAAGAACAGGAAAAAAGATTTAAAGATTCAATTGATTTTAGATTGAAAAAAAACCTGCCTGTATCAAAACTTCCATTAAAGTTTTTAAAAGACCTGGATAAAATGCCAAAATCTTCTGGAAACGCCCTTGGAATTGACAGGCTTATAATGGTGCTTTTAAACAAAGATAAAATTGATGATGTTTTGTCTTTTATACCTGAAGATTTATAA
- a CDS encoding methyl-accepting chemotaxis protein, whose amino-acid sequence MEKAMSKSSNSIDSEIKNKYEKEAVIELSNRSKGTAPAYILGYIILVLLSPIYSKSPKATITLGILFLVMIILKTYTCFKLPEKYDENPKFWYGLFLFQNYLGGILVSLFTILSLIVFGLSEYTLLFLVFVAGMAAGATASLSPKLLIGIIFQAVILFPVIAWGILQAEKITYSLSALFLLFFVILISITKKNTLWYWQSIVQQDRIKGQGERLNKILENIKSGSINLETSASALAALSNQITSTINSLSSEASQINTQSEAMNKNIAGASKTMEETTSNINAIAAAMEEMTATVTDISQNTQSAHETTAIAAEKVEVAAKNIEELQKGANAIGEITEMISSIADQTNLLALNATIEAARAGEAGRGFAVVANEIKELAAQSNKSTERINETIQQMQKETKLTTESIQEVLNVVKEANERVSTISAAVEEQSATTREITENTERVSIGMQTVNSNAHENANTISNINEELNKISLSLEELSLGSKTLDTSAEEIKDQAIKMTSMTRE is encoded by the coding sequence ATGGAAAAGGCAATGTCCAAATCTTCAAATTCAATTGATTCTGAAATTAAAAATAAATATGAAAAAGAAGCTGTGATAGAGCTTTCAAACCGTTCTAAAGGAACAGCTCCAGCCTATATTTTAGGTTATATAATTCTTGTCCTTCTTTCTCCTATTTATTCAAAATCACCAAAAGCTACAATTACCCTTGGGATCTTGTTTTTGGTGATGATTATTTTAAAAACATATACATGTTTTAAATTACCTGAAAAATACGATGAAAATCCAAAATTCTGGTATGGTCTTTTTCTATTTCAAAATTATCTTGGTGGAATTTTAGTTTCTCTATTCACTATTCTTTCTTTAATTGTTTTTGGATTAAGTGAATACACCCTTTTATTCCTGGTTTTTGTAGCAGGAATGGCAGCAGGGGCCACAGCTTCACTTTCTCCTAAACTTTTAATCGGAATTATTTTTCAGGCGGTAATCCTCTTTCCAGTTATAGCCTGGGGAATTCTTCAGGCAGAAAAAATCACCTATTCTCTTTCAGCTCTTTTTCTCTTGTTTTTTGTAATTTTAATTTCAATTACCAAAAAAAACACCCTTTGGTATTGGCAGAGCATAGTTCAGCAGGATAGAATTAAAGGACAAGGGGAAAGGCTTAATAAAATTTTAGAAAATATTAAATCAGGTTCTATAAATCTTGAAACTTCAGCATCAGCACTGGCAGCCCTTTCTAATCAAATAACCAGTACAATTAATTCTCTTTCCAGCGAAGCTTCCCAAATAAACACCCAGTCGGAAGCCATGAACAAAAACATTGCAGGTGCTTCAAAAACAATGGAAGAAACCACCTCCAATATAAATGCCATAGCAGCAGCAATGGAAGAAATGACAGCCACAGTGACTGATATTTCTCAAAACACCCAGTCCGCCCATGAAACAACTGCAATAGCGGCTGAAAAAGTTGAAGTTGCGGCAAAAAACATTGAAGAGCTTCAAAAGGGAGCCAATGCAATAGGAGAAATTACTGAAATGATTTCTTCAATTGCAGATCAAACAAACCTTCTTGCACTTAATGCAACAATTGAAGCTGCCCGTGCAGGAGAGGCAGGAAGAGGATTTGCTGTTGTTGCAAACGAAATAAAAGAACTTGCTGCCCAGTCCAACAAATCCACTGAAAGAATAAACGAAACAATTCAACAAATGCAAAAAGAAACAAAACTTACAACTGAATCAATCCAGGAAGTGCTCAATGTTGTTAAAGAAGCCAATGAAAGGGTTTCTACAATTTCAGCAGCAGTTGAAGAGCAGTCTGCAACCACAAGGGAAATAACTGAAAACACAGAAAGAGTTTCAATTGGAATGCAAACTGTAAACTCAAATGCCCATGAAAATGCCAATACAATCTCAAATATAAATGAAGAGCTTAATAAAATTTCATTGTCCCTTGAAGAGCTTAGCCTTGGCAGCAAAACACTTGATACAAGTGCAGAGGAAATTAAAGATCAGGCAATAAAAATGACTTCAATGACAAGAGAATAA
- a CDS encoding ATP-binding protein, whose translation MEKKISISVILGMIAILAAVFTYVTYKDLSSKKDNLRKLMVNRGETIIDSFEAASREISSGDYRRKFWIQKLLIETSRLNAVKYIFISSPEGKILARSNLADTDYNQLEKFAHEKKPEKNLLWELLVKEESETLLLFRKLSPSFLPDKYQCKDPDSMKSHHQRMNKMHKLGMENPQGPVIRFFYRDNEILQYNPKDLSIFLALDMDMVYQSNLSSNEETIYTGIILFSMSCAGVFLLFFIQNYRSAKISLGRAKKFTGAVINTMPAGFITTNAQGDVISFNNSAIQIFETPEKIEEFTLTLKKETNFHKNLNEKTKEIETTLNHLNLKKHLDTNISFINAGVDEKPGFLILIKDETEKVTLKKEIALNERLATVGKLAAGVAHEIRNPLSSIKGFSTCIKESPENLSQNIQISNLIINEVERLDKVVGQLLDFAKPVNLIKEKVEISCLLNETLNLIKREAKEKNIKINRFFEKGISLEIDRDKIKQVFLNILFNSLEAFTNNGEINVELKSKEDRIVLKFTDSGPGIPEKIMPHIFDPYFTTKPTGTGIGLAISRNIIQAHNGKIYSESSKNSNTIFYIEFPKEG comes from the coding sequence TTGGAAAAAAAAATATCTATTTCAGTTATCCTGGGAATGATTGCTATTTTGGCTGCAGTTTTTACTTATGTAACCTACAAAGACCTTAGCAGCAAAAAAGACAACTTGAGAAAATTAATGGTAAATAGGGGAGAAACAATAATTGACTCTTTTGAGGCAGCCTCAAGGGAAATTTCAAGCGGAGACTATAGAAGAAAATTCTGGATTCAAAAACTTCTAATAGAAACATCAAGGCTTAACGCTGTAAAATATATTTTTATTTCATCCCCTGAAGGAAAAATTCTTGCCAGAAGCAATTTGGCAGATACAGACTATAATCAACTTGAAAAATTTGCCCATGAAAAAAAACCAGAAAAAAATCTTTTATGGGAACTTCTTGTAAAAGAAGAATCTGAAACTCTTTTACTTTTTAGGAAACTCTCCCCTTCTTTTCTTCCGGATAAATATCAGTGCAAAGATCCAGACTCCATGAAAAGCCATCATCAAAGAATGAACAAAATGCACAAACTTGGAATGGAAAACCCCCAGGGCCCAGTGATAAGATTTTTCTACAGAGACAATGAAATTTTACAATACAATCCAAAAGATCTTTCCATTTTTCTTGCCCTTGATATGGACATGGTTTACCAGTCAAATCTGTCAAGCAATGAAGAAACCATTTATACGGGGATAATTCTTTTTTCAATGTCTTGTGCTGGAGTTTTTCTTCTTTTCTTTATCCAAAACTATAGATCTGCAAAAATTTCACTGGGAAGGGCCAAAAAGTTTACAGGAGCTGTAATTAATACCATGCCAGCAGGATTTATAACAACAAATGCCCAGGGCGATGTAATTTCATTTAACAATTCAGCCATTCAAATATTTGAAACCCCTGAAAAAATAGAAGAATTTACTTTAACCTTAAAAAAAGAAACAAATTTTCATAAAAATTTGAATGAAAAAACAAAAGAAATTGAAACAACATTAAATCACTTAAATTTAAAAAAACACCTTGATACCAATATTTCTTTTATTAATGCAGGGGTGGATGAAAAACCCGGATTTCTTATTTTAATCAAAGATGAAACTGAAAAAGTAACTCTTAAAAAAGAAATAGCTTTAAATGAAAGACTTGCCACAGTTGGAAAACTTGCAGCTGGAGTTGCCCATGAAATAAGAAATCCTTTAAGCTCAATCAAAGGTTTTTCAACCTGTATCAAGGAAAGCCCTGAAAACTTAAGCCAAAATATTCAAATTTCAAATCTTATAATCAATGAAGTTGAAAGACTTGATAAAGTTGTGGGCCAGCTCCTTGATTTTGCAAAACCAGTAAATCTTATAAAAGAAAAAGTGGAAATTTCTTGTCTTTTAAATGAAACCTTAAACCTGATTAAAAGAGAAGCCAAAGAAAAAAACATAAAAATCAACCGTTTTTTTGAAAAAGGAATCAGTCTTGAAATTGACAGGGATAAAATAAAACAGGTTTTTTTAAATATTTTATTCAATTCTTTGGAAGCTTTTACAAACAATGGTGAAATAAATGTTGAACTTAAATCAAAAGAAGACAGGATAGTTTTAAAATTCACTGATTCAGGCCCTGGAATCCCTGAAAAAATAATGCCCCATATTTTTGACCCGTATTTTACCACCAAGCCAACAGGAACAGGAATAGGTCTTGCTATTTCAAGGAATATAATCCAGGCACATAATGGTAAAATTTATTCAGAATCATCAAAAAACTCCAATACAATTTTTTATATAGAATTTCCAAAGGAAGGATAA
- a CDS encoding sigma-54 dependent transcriptional regulator, whose product MNKPSILIVDDDNSHRTMLLTLTKGWGYETQSAEDGDLAVEKVKKSAFDLILMDIKMIKMSGIEALEEIQKINPSIPVLIMTAYASIDTAVSAMKKGAYDYLTKPLDFDKLKITMTRAMEHLDLKRENTALKENLGEIFNRNKIIGQSPAIKEVLQTIKNSAPTEATILITGESGTGKELAAGAIHYNSHRKNGPFIRVNCGAITETLIESELFGHEKGAFTGALRLKEGKFVQAQNGSIFLDEIGTMPMNMQTKLLRVLEEKKVVRVGGEKEISLDIRVIAATNENLSSRVEEKKFREDLFYRLNVVNINLPPLRQREGDIPLLANYFLKTSAKKNWKEISGFSPEAMAKLNRYYWPGNIRELANSIERAVILSKSDYIEKEDIITGEEYFKERETPDFSDEFKIEPLKEIEKKAIIQTLKSLDNNKSAAARELGITRKTLHKKIKDYKIDN is encoded by the coding sequence ATGAATAAACCTTCAATTTTAATAGTTGATGATGATAATTCCCATAGAACCATGCTTTTAACCCTTACAAAAGGCTGGGGATATGAAACCCAAAGTGCTGAAGACGGTGATCTTGCTGTTGAAAAAGTAAAAAAATCAGCTTTTGATCTTATTTTAATGGATATTAAAATGATTAAAATGTCAGGAATTGAAGCCCTTGAAGAAATTCAAAAAATTAACCCTTCAATTCCTGTTCTTATAATGACAGCCTATGCTTCAATAGATACAGCAGTAAGTGCCATGAAAAAAGGAGCTTATGATTATCTCACCAAACCCCTTGATTTTGACAAATTAAAAATAACAATGACAAGGGCAATGGAACACCTGGATCTTAAAAGGGAAAACACAGCTCTTAAGGAAAATCTTGGTGAAATTTTCAATAGAAATAAAATTATTGGACAAAGCCCTGCAATCAAAGAAGTTCTTCAGACAATTAAAAATTCAGCTCCAACCGAAGCAACAATTCTTATCACAGGAGAATCAGGAACAGGAAAAGAACTGGCAGCTGGTGCAATCCACTATAACAGCCATAGAAAAAACGGGCCGTTTATAAGGGTAAATTGCGGAGCAATAACAGAAACCCTTATTGAATCAGAGCTTTTCGGCCATGAAAAAGGTGCTTTTACAGGTGCTTTAAGACTAAAAGAAGGAAAATTTGTTCAGGCTCAAAATGGCAGTATTTTTTTAGATGAAATTGGAACCATGCCAATGAATATGCAAACAAAGCTATTAAGGGTTCTTGAAGAAAAAAAGGTTGTAAGAGTGGGAGGAGAAAAAGAAATTTCACTTGATATAAGGGTGATTGCAGCCACCAATGAAAATCTTTCATCAAGGGTTGAAGAAAAAAAATTCAGAGAAGACCTTTTTTACAGACTCAATGTTGTAAATATAAATCTTCCCCCTTTACGCCAAAGAGAAGGGGATATTCCTTTGCTTGCAAATTATTTTCTTAAAACATCTGCCAAAAAAAACTGGAAAGAAATTTCAGGATTTTCACCTGAAGCCATGGCAAAACTCAATAGATATTATTGGCCGGGCAATATAAGAGAACTTGCCAATTCCATTGAAAGAGCAGTGATTCTTTCCAAATCAGATTATATTGAAAAAGAAGATATAATTACAGGAGAAGAATATTTTAAAGAAAGGGAAACCCCTGATTTTTCAGATGAATTTAAAATTGAACCTTTAAAGGAAATTGAAAAAAAAGCAATTATCCAAACCCTAAAATCCCTTGATAACAATAAAAGTGCAGCCGCAAGAGAGCTTGGAATAACAAGAAAAACCCTTCATAAAAAAATCAAGGATTATAAGATAGACAATTGA